Proteins from one Gimesia maris genomic window:
- the galE gene encoding UDP-glucose 4-epimerase GalE — MTILVTGGAGYIGSHCVQQLLAAGQKVCVIDNLSRGHREAVPSQASFFQLDLGETDELIDVMKSQRIEKVIHFAALAYVGESVENPLPYYANNTAGTLSLLQAMRQSRVSQIVFSSTCATYGIPEQIPVTEESAQTPINPYGWSKLFIEQILTDCASSYPNFGFIGLRYFNVAGCAMNGSLGEDHSPETHLIPNCLNTVLGKQSHVTILGNDYPTADGTCIRDYIHVEDICRAHLLALNALTPQANRFYNVGLGSGFSVLDVVKTTEQVTGREIPVEYQARRPGDPPMLSASHEKITRELGWSPRHTSLTEIIESAWNWFQKHPDGYQSQGQGPTTSPGDSGEQT, encoded by the coding sequence ATGACGATCCTTGTTACCGGTGGCGCAGGCTATATCGGCTCACATTGTGTTCAGCAACTGCTCGCCGCCGGGCAGAAAGTATGTGTCATCGACAACCTGTCCCGCGGACACCGGGAAGCGGTTCCTTCCCAGGCCTCGTTTTTTCAGCTTGATCTGGGCGAGACCGATGAACTGATCGATGTCATGAAGTCGCAGCGGATCGAAAAAGTCATCCACTTTGCGGCACTCGCGTATGTCGGCGAATCGGTTGAAAATCCGCTGCCTTATTACGCGAATAATACGGCGGGTACGCTGTCTCTGCTGCAGGCGATGCGACAGTCGCGCGTCAGCCAGATTGTGTTCAGTTCCACCTGCGCCACTTATGGGATTCCGGAACAGATTCCCGTCACAGAGGAAAGCGCACAGACTCCCATCAATCCTTATGGCTGGTCAAAACTCTTTATCGAACAGATTCTGACGGACTGTGCCAGCAGTTATCCCAACTTCGGGTTTATCGGACTGCGATATTTCAACGTCGCCGGTTGCGCCATGAACGGTTCACTGGGCGAAGACCACAGTCCCGAAACACATTTGATTCCCAACTGCCTGAATACGGTGCTCGGAAAGCAGTCGCATGTGACCATCCTGGGGAATGACTACCCCACCGCGGACGGAACCTGCATCCGCGACTATATTCACGTCGAAGACATCTGCCGGGCGCATCTGCTGGCGTTGAACGCGCTCACGCCCCAGGCAAACCGGTTTTATAACGTCGGTCTGGGCAGCGGGTTTTCCGTACTCGATGTTGTGAAAACGACAGAGCAGGTGACCGGTCGTGAAATTCCGGTTGAATACCAGGCACGTCGTCCCGGAGATCCCCCGATGCTCTCCGCTTCGCATGAAAAAATCACCCGGGAGCTGGGCTGGTCGCCGCGGCATACTTCGCTGACCGAGATTATTGAATCGGCGTGGAACTGGTTTCAGAAACATCCCGACGGTTATCAGAGTCAGGGTCAGGGCCCGACCACTTCTCCCGGCGATTCCGGAGAGCAGACGTGA
- the queF gene encoding preQ(1) synthase, with protein MSENEASRELLETFENPHPHRDYVMETVCPEFTSVCPKTGQPDYGTLIITYIPDKVCFELKSLKMYLQSYRNVGAFYEDVTNRILDDLVAITDPRWMELRAEFTPRGGISSTVTVSHHKED; from the coding sequence ATGAGCGAAAACGAAGCCTCCCGCGAACTGCTGGAAACATTTGAAAACCCCCACCCCCACCGCGACTATGTCATGGAAACCGTGTGTCCGGAATTCACATCGGTCTGCCCGAAAACCGGCCAGCCCGATTATGGCACGCTGATCATTACTTACATCCCGGATAAGGTCTGCTTCGAGCTCAAATCACTGAAAATGTATCTGCAGAGCTACCGCAACGTCGGTGCGTTTTATGAAGATGTGACCAACCGCATTCTGGACGATCTGGTTGCGATCACCGATCCCCGCTGGATGGAACTGCGGGCCGAGTTCACTCCCCGCGGCGGCATCAGCAGCACGGTCACGGTTTCGCATCACAAAGAAGATTAG
- a CDS encoding IS4 family transposase codes for MKQSPEQILEFDRAFEQLKDLVDLRQADQLHPRRPNAIYTACVVLWMLIFQRLKPDASLEAAVKHLIENQPDYLPENKRLSQGTLSSNSAAYSRARSELPLDVVKWFSNEITRAIVGQSETLLDGRQIFLLDGTTITLAPEKELQTKFPPASNQHGESVWPVVNLTVFHELSSGCALLPQLGAMYGPEAVSETELARNGMHCLPDESIIMADAGFGIFGVAYQAQLLGHDFFLRMKKLNFESLRAKAKLVSQSPKHKTYQHQWTPTPKNRKTQPGLPRDASLAVVLHEIIVNETLTLYCVTSLPQDAATLGNLYNQRVNVEVDIRNLKVVLDTENIRAKKVDTFLKELYTSVVAYNLVGQFRRQAAELNQVAPRRMSFKRTWTTFQTFLLKHLHTEPESWRESFERALFYATKDKLPNRAANRSVKRECYAKRSKRDHFEKRKKPPEKLKHTDLK; via the coding sequence GTGAAACAATCACCGGAACAGATTCTTGAATTCGATCGTGCCTTCGAACAACTTAAAGATTTGGTGGACTTACGCCAAGCCGATCAGCTGCATCCCAGGCGGCCCAATGCAATCTATACCGCCTGCGTTGTGCTGTGGATGCTGATTTTTCAACGCCTCAAACCAGATGCCTCACTCGAAGCGGCGGTGAAGCATCTGATTGAAAATCAACCTGACTACCTTCCTGAAAACAAACGATTAAGCCAGGGTACACTCTCGTCCAACAGTGCAGCATACAGCCGGGCTCGCAGCGAACTGCCGTTGGATGTTGTGAAATGGTTTTCCAATGAAATCACTCGTGCCATCGTCGGGCAATCTGAAACCCTGCTGGACGGTCGTCAAATATTTTTACTCGATGGAACCACGATCACATTAGCACCGGAAAAAGAATTACAAACGAAATTTCCGCCCGCCTCAAATCAGCACGGTGAAAGTGTCTGGCCTGTTGTCAATCTGACCGTTTTTCACGAACTCAGTAGTGGATGTGCCTTGCTGCCACAGCTGGGGGCCATGTATGGACCTGAAGCGGTTTCCGAAACGGAACTTGCCCGAAATGGCATGCACTGCCTGCCAGACGAATCGATCATCATGGCTGATGCAGGATTTGGGATCTTTGGCGTTGCTTACCAGGCACAACTCCTGGGGCATGATTTTTTTCTACGCATGAAGAAGTTAAACTTTGAGTCACTTCGAGCCAAAGCAAAACTCGTATCGCAAAGCCCAAAACATAAGACCTACCAACACCAGTGGACTCCGACCCCCAAAAACCGTAAAACACAACCCGGGCTCCCCAGGGACGCTTCGCTGGCTGTTGTTTTGCACGAAATCATCGTCAATGAAACCTTGACGCTGTATTGCGTTACCAGCCTGCCGCAAGACGCTGCCACCCTGGGCAACCTCTACAATCAAAGGGTCAATGTCGAAGTTGATATTCGTAACTTGAAGGTCGTATTGGACACCGAGAACATTCGCGCCAAGAAGGTAGACACGTTTTTGAAAGAGCTGTATACGTCAGTGGTCGCCTACAATTTAGTTGGTCAATTCCGCAGACAGGCGGCTGAACTGAATCAGGTTGCTCCGCGGCGGATGAGCTTTAAGCGAACCTGGACAACATTCCAAACGTTCCTGTTGAAGCACCTGCACACTGAGCCAGAATCATGGCGTGAATCCTTCGAGCGAGCACTGTTCTACGCGACCAAAGATAAACTACCCAATCGCGCTGCCAACCGAAGCGTAAAAAGAGAATGCTACGCCAAACGTTCAAAGAGAGACCATTTCGAAAAAAGAAAAAAGCCCCCAGAGAAATTGAAACACACTGATCTAAAGTAA
- a CDS encoding YbjQ family protein → MNMPVTTTFTIEGYKIKEYKGIVRGIIVRSPTIAQGFLGGLKNIVGGQIGAYTEMCEQARQQAFDRLLAHAREQGANAIVGLRYDASEVVSKGSATEVLCYGTAVVIEPE, encoded by the coding sequence ATGAACATGCCCGTCACGACGACGTTTACGATTGAAGGCTATAAAATTAAGGAATACAAGGGGATTGTGCGGGGGATTATCGTGCGGTCGCCGACGATTGCGCAGGGATTTCTGGGCGGGTTGAAAAATATTGTGGGCGGTCAGATTGGCGCCTATACCGAAATGTGCGAGCAGGCCCGGCAACAGGCGTTTGATCGCTTACTCGCACATGCCCGGGAACAGGGGGCGAATGCGATTGTCGGCCTGCGGTACGATGCTTCAGAAGTCGTCAGCAAAGGCTCGGCGACGGAAGTGTTGTGTTATGGAACCGCGGTGGTGATTGAGCCTGAGTAA
- a CDS encoding GntR family transcriptional regulator, with the protein MQILTLTSYIKADLIARLSRDELPPESLTLAALSDHYKVSVTPIYHAINELIEEGYLYREKNRRLCVNQDRIGDARTAALSPQPAPPEDHFKRITDDLLTMSLKGESLFLREMASAKKYGISRTSLRNIFNRLAGDGMLEHVPRRGWKLRSFNQHDLDAFIEVRVVLELKALDLAKGRLDRQVLQKILAGNQVPATDDEPLQIDNSLHEYLIKQSDNYYIISFFDRHGRYFDLLFLWESNDRAAAIQEIQQHQRILAALLEEDWKTARKELEFHLRSNHPVLSQLKR; encoded by the coding sequence ATGCAGATTTTGACACTCACCAGTTATATCAAAGCCGATCTGATTGCGCGGCTGTCGCGGGATGAGCTGCCGCCGGAATCGCTGACGCTCGCTGCGCTTTCGGATCATTACAAGGTGAGCGTCACTCCCATCTATCACGCCATCAATGAGCTGATCGAAGAAGGCTATCTCTATCGCGAAAAGAACCGGCGGCTTTGTGTCAATCAGGATCGAATCGGCGATGCCCGCACTGCGGCGTTGTCACCGCAGCCAGCCCCTCCCGAAGATCATTTCAAACGGATCACCGATGACCTGCTGACGATGAGCCTCAAAGGGGAATCGCTGTTTCTGCGGGAGATGGCGTCTGCGAAAAAGTATGGCATCAGCCGCACCAGTCTGCGGAATATTTTCAATCGACTGGCGGGCGACGGCATGCTCGAACATGTGCCCCGCCGCGGCTGGAAACTGCGGTCGTTTAATCAGCACGATCTCGACGCCTTTATCGAAGTCCGCGTGGTGCTGGAACTCAAGGCCCTGGATCTCGCAAAAGGGAGACTCGACAGACAGGTCCTGCAGAAGATTCTCGCCGGCAACCAGGTTCCCGCCACCGATGACGAACCGCTGCAGATCGACAACAGTCTGCACGAATATCTGATCAAACAGTCGGACAACTATTACATCATCAGCTTCTTCGATCGGCACGGCCGCTATTTCGACCTGCTGTTCCTCTGGGAATCGAACGACCGCGCCGCCGCAATTCAGGAAATCCAGCAGCATCAGCGGATACTCGCCGCGTTACTTGAGGAAGACTGGAAGACCGCTCGCAAAGAACTGGAGTTCCACCTCCGCAGCAATCATCCCGTATTATCGCAGCTGAAACGCTGA
- a CDS encoding DUF1501 domain-containing protein, whose protein sequence is MQIDLNQLQHDFTRRQFFRSSATGIGTAALGSLLNPDLFASETPSVTSSHFPGKAKRVIYLFMHGGPSQMELFDYKPRLKQLNSEPLPDSVRGDQRLTGMTSGQKSFPIAAPNQFQFQQHGESGTWVSDALPHFAKVIDDVCVIKSMHTEAINHDPAVTLMQTGHQQPGRPSFGAWSSYGLGSENQNLPSFVVLISDGSASRPADPLYARLWGTGFLPSSHQGVNFRKNGDPVLYLSNPPGINDASRRGMLDGLAQLNQRQFDDYRDPEIQTRIAQYEMAYRMQTSVPDLTDFSSETEQTFDLYGDASRKPGTYAANCLLARRMAERGVRFIQLYHRGWDQHYNLPSDLRLQCGDIDQPTAALLTDLKQRGLLDDTLIVWGGEFGRTIYSQGTLTSTDYGRDHHGRCFTMWLAGGGIKPGISYGATDDFCYNVAENPVHVHDLNATLLHCMGLNHERLIFKHQGRDYRLTDVHGTVIDKILA, encoded by the coding sequence ATGCAGATAGACCTGAATCAATTACAACACGATTTCACCCGCCGCCAGTTCTTCCGCTCCAGCGCGACCGGCATCGGCACCGCGGCCCTGGGTTCGCTGCTGAACCCCGATCTGTTCGCCAGCGAAACGCCGTCCGTCACGAGTTCACATTTTCCCGGCAAAGCCAAACGCGTGATCTACCTCTTCATGCATGGCGGCCCGTCGCAGATGGAACTCTTCGACTATAAACCACGGCTCAAACAGTTGAATTCCGAACCGCTCCCCGATTCCGTTCGCGGCGATCAACGCCTGACCGGCATGACCTCGGGGCAGAAGTCGTTCCCCATCGCCGCCCCCAATCAGTTTCAATTTCAACAGCATGGCGAGAGCGGTACCTGGGTCAGCGATGCCCTGCCGCACTTCGCGAAAGTCATCGACGATGTCTGCGTGATCAAATCGATGCACACTGAAGCTATCAACCACGATCCCGCCGTCACACTGATGCAGACCGGCCACCAGCAACCGGGCCGCCCCAGTTTCGGCGCCTGGTCCAGCTACGGTTTAGGCAGCGAGAACCAGAATCTGCCCTCGTTCGTCGTCCTGATCTCCGACGGCAGCGCATCACGTCCCGCCGATCCGCTGTATGCGCGACTCTGGGGGACAGGATTTCTCCCTTCCAGCCATCAGGGCGTCAACTTCCGCAAGAACGGCGATCCGGTGCTGTACCTCTCCAATCCGCCGGGCATCAACGACGCCAGCCGTCGCGGCATGCTGGACGGGCTGGCTCAACTCAATCAACGGCAGTTCGACGATTACCGCGATCCGGAAATCCAGACCCGCATCGCGCAGTACGAAATGGCGTATCGCATGCAGACCTCGGTCCCCGATCTCACTGACTTCTCCAGCGAAACCGAACAGACGTTCGACCTCTACGGCGACGCATCCCGTAAACCGGGCACTTACGCCGCCAACTGTCTGCTCGCCCGTCGCATGGCAGAGCGGGGCGTACGGTTCATTCAACTCTACCACCGAGGCTGGGACCAGCATTACAACCTGCCCAGCGACCTCCGCCTGCAATGTGGCGACATCGACCAGCCCACCGCCGCGCTGCTGACCGACCTCAAGCAGCGCGGTCTGCTCGACGATACCCTTATCGTCTGGGGCGGCGAATTCGGTCGCACGATCTACAGCCAGGGCACCCTCACCAGTACCGATTACGGCAGAGACCATCACGGCCGCTGCTTCACCATGTGGCTCGCCGGCGGCGGCATCAAGCCCGGCATCTCGTATGGTGCGACCGACGACTTCTGCTACAACGTCGCCGAAAACCCGGTCCACGTCCACGATCTCAATGCGACCCTGCTACATTGTATGGGCCTGAACCACGAACGCCTGATCTTCAAACACCAGGGCCGCGACTACCGCCTGACCGACGTCCACGGCACCGTGATTGACAAGATCCTCGCATAG
- a CDS encoding DUF1553 domain-containing protein yields the protein MPVPIRNLILPAIITVCLSSSFWTELQTVSAAEPSKTPRIEFNRDIRPILSEKCLHCHGPDPATREADLRLDDPIDVKQPRDGYAIINQKSPADSELLKRLLTTDTDLKMPPADSGKEISAAEIKLIQAWVEQGAEYQQHWSFIPPQRPELPAVKETNWSQTPLDHFVLARLEREQLPPSPRADKATLCRRLSLDLTGLPPTLDELETFLNDHTPQAYEKLVDRLLSSPHYGEHRARYWLDAARYADTSGYFTDEAWEMWHWRDWVINAFNQNMPFNQFTIEQLAGDLLPTPTQDQLIATGFHRNHMTTLETGIIDEEYRVEYIVDRIDTTSTVWMGLTVGCARCHDHKYDPLSQKEFYQLFAFFNNTPETGNTHTVGNAKPILKIPTKDYLDREQQLKDELAALEQAHQQRETQLKAQQKQWEETARSNLTSPASDQLMIHEPLNDITESKSLTSMGSVEIKPGFVGSAAYFDGTALLESNTPFRFSRDKPFTLAAWIKPASGGPICLFSQNDDTNHLRGFDIMIRKGKLSVHLIHKWNSNAIQVVTDAGIRTGRWQHLLVTYDGSSTAAGVRIFINGEPQATSAPYDRLTGDIAVDEPFRIGRRSTSAFYKGALDDLRIYQRPFSPDEARELADSQFLNTLLTIPAEKRTTQQQQELRDYFLKTAAPDSLRTAEKQLVKLRSRLTKLQKNIPTTMVMHENEKPRDTFVLLRGVYDQHGEKVTAAVPQVLPAFSPKLPTNRFGLARWLTSPDHPLTARVYVNRLWQQLFGVGLVKTVGDFGSQGEWPSHPELLDWLAVEFQQSGWDVKHLLKQIVLSSTYQQSSRVSDELYERDPENRLLARGPRFRLDAETVRDNALQISGLLVAKQGGPSVKPYQPPGLWEAVSYDGNVTYKQSTGDGLYRRSLYTYWKRQSPPPGLMAFDAPTRETCTVSRPRTNTPLQALVLMNDPTYVEAARVFATQTLQKQASEAERIDFLFRAATSRLPAKAEQQILSRILRQQTSIYQHDPDAAAKLISVGETPVDKTLKPNELAAWTMLASMIFNMDETLTKQ from the coding sequence ATGCCTGTACCAATACGGAACCTGATCCTGCCTGCAATCATCACGGTCTGCCTGAGTTCGTCTTTCTGGACGGAACTTCAGACCGTTTCGGCAGCCGAGCCTTCGAAAACGCCGCGCATCGAATTCAACCGCGACATCCGCCCGATCCTCTCCGAAAAATGTCTGCACTGTCACGGCCCCGATCCCGCTACCCGGGAAGCCGACCTGCGACTCGATGATCCGATAGACGTGAAACAGCCCCGCGACGGTTACGCCATCATCAATCAAAAGTCACCTGCAGACAGTGAACTGCTCAAACGACTGCTGACGACAGACACCGATCTCAAAATGCCCCCCGCCGATTCCGGGAAAGAAATTTCCGCAGCGGAAATCAAATTGATACAAGCCTGGGTCGAGCAGGGGGCAGAGTATCAGCAGCACTGGTCCTTCATTCCGCCACAACGGCCCGAATTGCCTGCGGTAAAAGAAACGAACTGGTCTCAAACTCCCCTTGATCATTTCGTACTCGCTCGTCTGGAACGGGAACAGTTACCACCGTCCCCCCGCGCGGATAAAGCCACACTCTGCCGTCGGCTTTCACTTGATCTGACCGGCCTGCCTCCCACGCTCGACGAACTGGAAACGTTCCTCAACGATCATACTCCCCAGGCGTACGAGAAACTGGTCGACCGTCTGCTTAGCTCTCCCCATTACGGCGAACACCGGGCCCGCTACTGGCTCGACGCCGCCCGTTACGCCGACACCAGCGGATATTTCACCGACGAAGCATGGGAGATGTGGCACTGGCGCGACTGGGTCATCAACGCCTTCAATCAGAACATGCCCTTCAATCAGTTTACCATCGAACAACTGGCGGGTGACCTGCTGCCCACGCCCACACAAGACCAGCTCATCGCCACCGGTTTCCACCGCAATCACATGACTACCCTGGAGACTGGCATCATCGATGAAGAATACCGCGTCGAATACATTGTCGACCGTATCGATACCACGTCCACCGTCTGGATGGGTCTGACCGTCGGCTGCGCCCGCTGCCACGATCACAAATACGACCCGCTCTCCCAGAAAGAATTCTATCAGCTCTTCGCCTTCTTCAACAATACGCCCGAAACCGGCAACACCCACACGGTCGGCAATGCCAAACCGATTCTCAAGATTCCCACGAAAGATTATCTCGACCGCGAACAGCAGCTCAAAGACGAACTCGCAGCGCTGGAACAAGCACACCAACAGCGCGAGACACAACTCAAAGCGCAACAGAAACAGTGGGAAGAAACTGCACGCAGCAATCTCACGTCCCCGGCCTCCGATCAACTGATGATCCACGAACCGCTGAACGATATCACCGAAAGCAAGTCGCTCACCTCAATGGGCTCTGTCGAAATCAAACCGGGGTTTGTCGGTTCCGCTGCGTATTTCGACGGCACCGCACTGTTGGAAAGTAACACGCCATTCCGCTTCAGTCGCGACAAACCATTTACGCTGGCCGCCTGGATCAAGCCCGCCTCAGGCGGCCCCATCTGTCTGTTCTCACAAAACGACGATACCAACCACCTCCGCGGCTTCGACATCATGATCCGCAAAGGCAAACTCTCCGTCCACCTGATCCACAAATGGAATTCCAACGCGATCCAAGTCGTCACCGACGCCGGTATCCGCACCGGTCGCTGGCAGCACCTGCTCGTCACCTATGACGGTTCCTCCACCGCCGCAGGCGTTCGCATTTTTATCAACGGCGAACCGCAGGCCACCTCCGCCCCTTATGACAGACTCACCGGCGACATTGCCGTCGACGAACCATTCCGCATCGGCCGCCGCAGCACGAGTGCCTTCTACAAAGGCGCACTCGACGACCTGCGAATTTATCAGCGTCCATTCTCCCCCGACGAAGCCCGGGAACTCGCCGACAGCCAGTTCCTCAACACACTACTCACGATCCCTGCCGAAAAACGGACCACGCAACAGCAGCAGGAACTCCGCGACTACTTTCTCAAAACCGCTGCCCCGGATTCCCTGCGTACCGCCGAGAAACAACTGGTTAAACTCCGCAGCAGGTTAACTAAGCTGCAAAAAAACATTCCCACCACAATGGTTATGCACGAAAACGAAAAACCGCGAGACACGTTCGTTCTGCTGCGTGGCGTCTACGATCAGCATGGCGAAAAAGTCACTGCCGCTGTGCCCCAGGTCTTACCCGCATTCTCCCCCAAACTCCCCACCAATCGTTTCGGCCTGGCCCGCTGGCTCACCAGTCCTGATCATCCGCTGACGGCCCGCGTGTATGTGAACCGTCTCTGGCAGCAGTTGTTCGGTGTCGGCCTCGTCAAAACGGTCGGCGACTTCGGTTCGCAGGGCGAATGGCCCAGTCATCCGGAACTGCTCGACTGGCTCGCCGTCGAATTCCAGCAAAGCGGCTGGGACGTCAAACACCTGCTGAAACAGATCGTCCTCTCGTCTACTTATCAACAGTCCTCCCGCGTCTCCGATGAATTGTACGAACGCGATCCCGAAAACCGTCTGCTGGCCCGTGGCCCCCGTTTCCGTCTCGACGCCGAAACGGTCCGCGACAACGCCCTGCAGATCAGCGGCCTGCTCGTCGCGAAGCAGGGGGGACCGAGCGTCAAACCATATCAGCCGCCCGGCCTCTGGGAAGCGGTGTCTTACGATGGCAATGTCACTTACAAACAAAGCACTGGCGACGGACTCTACCGCCGCAGCCTGTATACTTACTGGAAGCGACAGAGCCCGCCCCCCGGCCTGATGGCCTTCGATGCTCCCACGCGCGAAACCTGCACCGTCTCTCGCCCCCGCACCAACACGCCCCTGCAGGCACTCGTTTTGATGAACGACCCCACTTATGTCGAAGCGGCCCGCGTCTTCGCCACGCAGACCTTACAAAAACAGGCAAGCGAAGCCGAACGCATCGACTTCCTGTTCCGCGCGGCCACCAGCAGACTGCCAGCCAAAGCCGAACAACAGATTCTCAGCCGTATCCTACGGCAGCAGACCAGCATCTATCAACACGATCCCGACGCCGCTGCAAAACTGATCAGCGTCGGCGAAACTCCGGTCGACAAAACACTGAAACCAAACGAACTCGCTGCCTGGACCATGCTGGCCAGCATGATTTTCAACATGGACGAAACCCTGACCAAACAATAA
- a CDS encoding NADAR family protein: MTIYFYTKNDTYGEFSNFSPHGVERDGLWWPTVEHYFQAQKFAEADYRERIRNAHNAKQAANLGRSRKIPLRADWEEVKDEIMYQGVLQKFQTHAELKILLLSTGDQEIVENAPGDYYWGCGKEGTGLNRLGEILVRVRGELRETE; the protein is encoded by the coding sequence ATGACGATTTATTTCTATACGAAAAACGATACGTACGGCGAGTTTTCGAACTTCTCGCCGCACGGAGTGGAACGGGACGGACTCTGGTGGCCGACGGTCGAGCATTATTTTCAGGCGCAGAAGTTTGCAGAGGCAGACTACCGCGAACGAATTCGAAATGCGCACAATGCGAAACAGGCTGCGAACCTGGGCCGGAGTCGCAAGATTCCCCTGCGGGCGGACTGGGAAGAGGTTAAGGATGAGATCATGTACCAGGGGGTACTCCAGAAATTTCAGACGCACGCGGAACTGAAAATTCTGCTGCTGTCGACCGGGGATCAGGAGATCGTGGAGAATGCTCCCGGCGACTACTACTGGGGCTGCGGCAAGGAGGGAACCGGGCTCAATCGGCTGGGAGAAATCCTGGTGCGGGTCCGTGGGGAACTTCGGGAGACTGAGTGA
- a CDS encoding acyltransferase family protein, with translation MSQNNLNSDSQNSETIPLQQTPGVEVSAEVEPAKAVTEKDVSLKEKKKPETNQRLVSLDAYRGFVMLAMASGGLAIASVVRNSPEVLDQYNGTQWESSWKTLWQTLSYQLSHVEWTGAGFWDLIQPSFMFMVGVSMPFSVRKRRQKGDSTFKIWMHAIFRAILLVALGVFLSSQFSPERGFTYEDVPQTNFTFANVLCQIGLGYLVVFFYVNRSFATQMIGVVTILGGYWFFFYQYMPPEDELAAVKTYLKEVQHKDEAEWSQFSGIGSAWNKHTNAAAAVDRQLLNMFPRYDNPKDDPDQGDTFWVNKGGYQTLNFIPSIATMLFGLMAGQLLISNRLEKMKVKWLLQAGLICFGVSMLLDTSIWPVNINNWEWHLVPIVKRIWSPGWAIFSAGWAFWFLAVFYWIIDVKGYKKWAFPFVVVGMNSIAMYCMAQLLRTWIQVSLMIHLKALDKATGWSVGGSLFSADCPYAPIAVSATVLFVFWLICLWMYLQRIFIKI, from the coding sequence ATGTCGCAAAATAATCTCAATTCCGACTCGCAAAACTCCGAAACCATCCCGCTGCAGCAGACGCCGGGCGTAGAAGTCTCTGCCGAGGTTGAACCGGCCAAGGCGGTGACGGAGAAAGATGTGAGTCTGAAAGAAAAGAAAAAGCCGGAAACGAACCAGCGGCTGGTCTCACTGGACGCCTATCGTGGTTTTGTGATGCTGGCGATGGCGTCAGGCGGGCTGGCGATAGCCAGTGTCGTGCGGAATTCTCCTGAAGTGCTGGACCAGTATAACGGGACCCAGTGGGAAAGCTCGTGGAAAACGCTCTGGCAGACGCTCTCTTATCAGTTGAGTCATGTCGAATGGACGGGGGCCGGCTTCTGGGACCTGATTCAACCTTCATTCATGTTCATGGTGGGCGTCTCGATGCCCTTCTCTGTCCGCAAACGCAGGCAGAAGGGAGATTCCACGTTCAAGATCTGGATGCATGCGATCTTTCGTGCCATCCTGCTGGTGGCGCTGGGGGTCTTTTTGTCATCACAATTCAGTCCGGAAAGGGGCTTCACGTATGAAGATGTTCCACAGACGAATTTCACGTTCGCGAATGTCCTGTGTCAGATCGGCCTGGGCTACCTGGTGGTCTTCTTTTATGTGAACCGGTCGTTTGCGACGCAGATGATTGGTGTGGTCACGATTCTGGGGGGCTACTGGTTCTTTTTCTATCAGTATATGCCTCCCGAAGATGAGCTGGCAGCCGTCAAAACCTACCTGAAGGAAGTTCAGCATAAGGACGAAGCGGAATGGTCGCAGTTCTCCGGGATCGGCAGTGCCTGGAACAAACATACCAACGCAGCGGCCGCCGTTGACCGTCAACTGCTGAATATGTTTCCGCGGTACGATAACCCCAAAGACGACCCCGACCAGGGAGACACGTTCTGGGTGAATAAGGGGGGCTACCAGACATTGAATTTCATCCCGTCGATTGCCACGATGCTGTTCGGTCTGATGGCGGGACAGCTGCTGATTTCCAACCGGCTTGAGAAAATGAAGGTCAAGTGGCTGCTGCAGGCGGGGCTGATCTGCTTTGGCGTCTCGATGCTGTTGGATACGTCGATCTGGCCCGTGAACATCAACAACTGGGAATGGCATCTGGTGCCGATTGTGAAACGCATCTGGTCGCCTGGCTGGGCGATCTTCAGCGCCGGCTGGGCCTTCTGGTTCCTGGCGGTTTTCTACTGGATCATCGATGTTAAAGGTTACAAAAAATGGGCCTTCCCGTTTGTGGTCGTCGGCATGAACTCGATTGCGATGTACTGCATGGCCCAGTTGCTGCGGACCTGGATCCAGGTCTCGCTCATGATTCATTTGAAAGCCCTCGATAAAGCGACCGGCTGGTCGGTCGGCGGTTCGCTGTTCAGCGCTGACTGTCCGTATGCTCCCATTGCGGTCTCGGCGACCGTGCTGTTCGTGTTTTGGCTGATCTGTCTCTGGATGTATCTGCAGCGGATCTTTATCAAGATTTGA